The window AGCCTGGTTGTATCATTCGTTGCAGAATTCGATCTTCTAGACAAAAAAATAAATACAGCAAGCTCAAGAATTCCTGTTGGTTACTATAATAGGTTTAACCAATATACTGCCATTACCAGTTTCGATAAAACAAATACTTCTTATGGCCATCTTTACATTTCACCAGAAGAACAATCAGAGAACGATCTTCCACGTGTAATTTCCAATTACCACTTAAGTATTGCCAAAGAGATAAAAAAGCGTTTCAAATTTGCATTTAATGTTTACAACGTTTTTAATCACCGTCCATACTACATTACATCAACTGGCGCTTATAAATATCCAAATAGCAGCCCAACGTTTGGAGCAGAATTATCTATTAAACTTTAAAAGATGAGAAAATTATTATTCATATTGTTTTTGGCTACAGCAGCTTTAACTGCTTGTAAAAAATATCAGGGAAATGTTACAGGAATCCACCCGGTAAAATACCAGGTGATTGCTTCATATGCCTCAGAAGATTTAGGAAAGTTATTGCCAAAAGCTAAAATTGAGGTTACATTTAAGAGTGCTAAAAATGGCTTGATTCAAAAATACATCACTAAAAGTGATGGCATCGTTTCGCTTGATTCCATTTCCCCCGGTGTTTATGACATATCAGCTTCTATTAAAATCCCATCAACAGATTACACCGCTTTAACTGGAGAAAAAGTAGATAAGGAAGTGGTTTTTAATGCCTCAGAGAAATCGAAAACCATTACAGTAGAAGATAATCAACAAATTGAGCTAAAACTGATTTCAGGCTCTACCGGACCATGGGTAATTAAGCAGATTTATTATGCGGGTTCTAATACTACAACTGGCGCGTCATTCCGCGATCAGTTTATAGAAATATATAACAATACAGATTCAGTTTTATATGCAGATAGTTTATATATAGCTGAAGCCTTAGGCGTCCAAAATTTCACTTCAACTAATATATATAGACAAAACAATAGTCAGTATGACTGGAGTAAATCACAAGGCATGCCAACAGGTATAGATGCGAATAATGGCTACATATATACCAGAGCATTATTAATGATTCCAGGCACAGGAAAACAATACCCTATTAAACCGGGTGAAAGTATCGTGCTGGCTCAAACCGCAATAAATCACAAGGCTCCGTTTACTGGTTCTGACGGAAAAACAGTTACCGTAAGAGACCCTTCTTTAACTATAGATTTAAGCGGAGCAGATTTCGAAGCCTATTATGCTCCCTTTTTGGCTAAACCATTAGCATCGGACATTGATAACCCAAGTGTTCCAAACGTTGATGTATTATCATATAGTGGAACAGATCTCATTTTCGACAATCCAGGCCGGATGGGTTACGTAATTTTTAAAAATACAGGTATTATAGACATTAAAAAATTACCTCAGTACCCTTATCCCACAATTGCACCGCCAACATCAAATACTGATAAATATTACCAAATTCCAATTGATTTGATAATTGATGGAGTGGAAGTACAGCCGAGTAGTGCTGCCTCACGTGTTCCAAAAAAATTAGGCGCTACATTGGATGCGCTATACACCTATGCGCCCAATGGCGCATACTCTTCGCAATCAGTAATTAGAAAAACAGAAAGTATTGTGAATGGAAGAAGGATTTTGAAAGATACCAACAACTCTGCTGAGGATTTTGACTTCTTACCACTCGCAGCTCCGAGGGCTTTTAAATAACGTTGACACCATAGAAATACCGAATAAAACAAAAATGAAGAATACGATTCTATATATGCTTTTAGTTTTTAGTTCTGTACTTACGGCGTATGGCCAGAAGGATGACACACAAACTAGTAGCGTAAAAAACAAATTATTCTCTGCTGATTCAACGCTCTTCGCAGCATATGATTTTGCAAAATCAAGTCCTTTCTACATCAAGAAATTAATGCCGGCAACTTATAACAACTTAAGCATCGGTCACAATTTCGAAAAAGGACATTTAATGAGAGCACAAAATGCAACAAAAATTAATAACACCTTTTTAAGCACAGAAGGAATTTCACAGTTAAAATCAATTAGTATATGGGGGCAATTTTCATATAGCAGAACAGTTGAAGATAGTGTGGCATTTGCTCATCAAACACTAAATAATCTGGCAAATCCATACTATTATGGTTCAGTTAAAAATGTCAGTTATCAAAGAACGATTTACAACCTAAAAACTTTAGCAAGTAAGAATATTCTAAGCGACAACTTACCTATTGGATTAGGTGCCAATTATAGAATTGGCGATCACTATTCTACTAACGATCCAAGAGGTGAAATAAATGATTATCAATTGAATTTAGTTAGTACACTTGGATATAATATCACCAAAAAATTAACAATTGGTACGGCTTATCGAATTGGATATGGTACCGAAAAAACTAATGTTGCTTATAAAAACAACAGTCTCAATCAAGGAAGGGTAAGTCCTGAATTCACTAATTATCTCATAAACGGATATGGAGAACCGGAAGAATCCAATACCAATAGAACGATTCAAAGCAATCAGACCAGAAGTGGTATAGATGCATACTTAACCTATGATTCAGAGAATATCGGTGATTTTAACTTTAGCTACCAAACCTCGAAAGAAAAGCAAAAATTTGATTACAGATCCAATAGCGGAATAACTAAATTCATAGATTTCAACTTAGTTAGTGAGAACTACCATCTTTTTTGGTTAAAACATTTGGCTTTAAATTCTCTAAGCGCGGATTTTAATTATCAAACTAATAAGGGGGATAACTACCTTAATAACTACCTGGCTAACAGCTACCTTTTTAGCAACAACATTATCTCTATAAAAGGTCGCTATACGCTAAAGAAAAATCAGTACACCCACAATTTCGGTTTAGGCCTAAGTAAATATGAAGAACGTAAACAAGATGGTGTTGCTGGTAACGATATCAGGTTTAACCAACTCAACTATTCATTAAGCTACGGCATAAACCACCAGAATAAAAACAACCACAACTGGGGAATTAGTGTAACCGGATTGTATAATCAATATCTTGACTCTGACTTTAATGTACTTTTGGCGAATGAAGGTGTATTCACCAGAAATGTAATTTATTACGATTACGCCTACAATACAAGCTCAAAGTTTGGGGCTAACCTTACAGGAGATTATAGCATACCCATGTTTAAGCAAATCCAGGCTGGAATTAAGGTTGGACTTAACTATTGGAGAAGAGATGACCTAAAGGATTTTGGGAGAGTATTAACAAGTGCGCCCGGCAAAGACCGTTTTTCTTCCAATATCAGCTTAAATCTTTATTTTTGATCCCATGAATAGAGTTTTTGCTGCGCTTACCATCGTTCTCACCGGATTAATCTTATTTTCTTTTCAATCGGCTAATTTTAATGACGATGATGAACTGAGTATTGATAGCCTGCGCAAAGTATATTCAAAACCAACCAGCCAGTGGCCAAAACCTACAGTTGATCAGGGTGCTATTTTTCAGGAGCTGGACGAACTCCCTACCTCTCCTGTCGATTTAAAAAACGACTCGGTTAAAAGTGTGGTAGAGCTGGGTAAAATTTTATTTTTCGATCCACGTTTATCAGGTTCCAACCAGATTTCTTGCTCGAGCTGCCATGCGCCAGATTTACACTGGACAGATGGTCGCCAGGTATCAATTGGTCACGATCATTTAAGCAATATCCGCAATGCACCTTCTTTAGAGAATGTTTGGTTTTACAAACGCTTGTTCTGGGATGGCCGGGCCAACAGCCTCGAAGAGCAAGCCGGTAGTCCAGTGGCGGCACATAATGAGATGCACCAGGACATGAAAGCTTTACCCAAAAAACTAAGCAAGATTAAGGGATACCAACCTTACTTTACCGCTGCATTTGGCTCGAAAGAAATTACGAATAAACGCATTTTTGAAAGCCTAGCTACCTTTCAGCGCAGCATAGTAAGCAGAAGAACTCCTTTTGATCGTTTTCTGTCTAAGGATAAAAAAGCCTTAACCGATCAGCAATTGGTGGGTTTACACTTGTTCCGCACCAAGGCGCGCTGTATTAATTGCCACAACGGGCCATTCTTTACCGATAACGAATTCCACAATGATGGTTTAACTTATTATGGCCGTAAATATGAAGATTTGGGCTTGTATAACGTTACGAAAAAAGCCGAAGATGTAGGTAAATTTAAAACACCTGGTTTAAGGAATGTAATGAAAACCGCGCCATGGTTCCACAATGGTTTGTTTCCGGATATGGACGGAGTAATGAATATGTATAATGTAGGTATGCCAAACCAGCGCGTTAAACCCGAACAGGTTAATGATCCTTTATTACCAAAGAACGATAAGTTATTAAAAGGTTTAAAGTTAAGTATTGCCGAAAAAGATGCTGTAGTAGCCTTTTTAGAAGCCTTATCGTCGCCAACAGTATTGGTGAGGGTTGAAAATTTACCGCAGTAAGGTAGTTTCGAGTTGACAGTTTGGAGTCAGTTAAGTGGTTGAAAAAGACAGCCAATGTAAAGGACTGGTATTCAGTTGGCAATTGGCAGTTCTCAGTTAACCAATTCAAACAGTTAACCGATTAACCTTTGAAATTTCGTCCCCTGCTGATCCAATAAACTACATTTTATTCGATTTCAGTGCTTCGCCAAAAAATATAGAGGCATGTTCATCAAACGCTGCAGGATCGCCACTGGTATAAAAATGCCTTTCGCCTTGTCTACCTAGTTTTTCTTCGATTTCAGGGTGTCTTTTTAAATAATCTACCAAACTGGCAGCCACAATATCGCCCTGCGCCAAAACGTTCATATGAGCCGGAAGTACCGTTTTTAGTTTAGGCATTAATAAAGGATAGTGTGTACAGGCCAGCAGCACACAATCGATACCGGCCGATTGGCTAAGCAATTGATTACAATATTCCTGAATAAAAAAATCGGCCCCAGACTGCAGGTGTTCGTTGTTTTCGATGAGCGGCACCCACATTGGGCAGCTTTGCTGGTATACTTGTATATCGGGGAAAAATTTATTGATCTCTAGCAGATACGATTGCGAATTAACGGTTCCCCTGGTGCCCATTACACCTACCTGCTTGGTTGTTGTATACTGGTCGATTACCTCGGCTGTAGGCCTGATTACGCCTAGCACCCTCCTATCAGGATATTTGGCAGGCAAATCGCGTTGTTGAATGGTTCTAAGCGCTTTAGCTGAAGCCGTATTGCAGGCCAGGATTACCAAACGGCAACCTTTTGCAAAAAGCCACTCTACACACTCTAAAGTATATTTATAAATGGTATCAAAAGCATGGTCGCCATAGGGTGAACGGGCATTATCGCCTAAATAGATGTAGTTGTAATCGGGTAACTGATCGGCAATTGAACGGAATACCGTTAAACCTCCGTAACCTGAATCGAAAATACCTATTGGGGCGTTACCTTGCATACTTATTAAGGGTTAATTGTTTAAATCGGTTAATTGTGGTTTTTGTTGTAAAGGTAGTTTTAATTTGGAAGGGTGGACGTTTAAATGTTGGAAAGTTAAAATGTTGGAACGTTTTAATGTTCAGCTTTCCAGTCCTAAAACCTTCCTCAGTAATGTAATAGTAGTTAAGAAAGTCCTTCGCAGGCTCAGGATGATACGCTATTTAGTATGCATCCCCTCAAGAGTATTACCATCAAAATAATGAAGATAGTTGAGATGCTAGCATGACGGATACAGAAGTTTGGGAAATGAACTAAAACAAAAAAGCGAAACTAAGTTAAACTTAATTCCGCTTTATATTTTTGAACAGGAAAGGAGACTTTAGACTCCCGACTCTGGACTACTTTTTAGGTGCAGCTGGTTTTGCAGCAGTTGCTGTAATACCTAATTTAGTTTTAACTGCAGCTGTGATATCATCACCACCTTCCCAGAAAACTAAGTTATTACCACCTTGTCCGTTTGCGATGTCGAAAACATATGCTAAACCTTTTTCTTTAGCTACAGCTGAAATTGCAGTTGCAACTTTAGCCTGGATTGGCTGGAATAACTCACCTTGTTTAGTACCGATATCTTGTGAAGCTTTTGTACGTGCATCAGTGATACGTTTCTCTAAATCCTGCAATTCCTGACCAGCAACCTGTAATTCTTTACCTACAGCTTCTTTGTTAGCCTCGCTTAAAGTTTTTTCTTTGTCTTGTGCGTTTTTCAATTTTGTCTGATATTCTTTGATCATTGCATCAATATCAGCTTGCTTTTGTTTACCCAAGGTTTCTAAAGTTGTTTGAGCTGCTTTAGCATCAGGTAAATTTGCAAATACCTCTTCAGAATTAATGTGCCCTAATTTTTGTTGAGCATTTGCCATATTCGCTGTAAACAATAAACCTGCTGTTACAAAGAATACGTTAATTAACTTTCTCATCGTTCTATTTTACTTTTTTTATTTTTTCTAATTGTTTGTTCCTTAAAATCAAAGGGGCGAATATACTAATTATTTACAGTCCCCGGTTTGTAACCTAATTTTACAATTACATCATTACTTACGTCGTAACTGCTGCTTGCATAAATCATCATGGTTGCTTCACTGCTCTTATCAAAAATGAAATCCAGATACTTAGATTTTGCAATTTGTTTAATGGCATCTGCAACTTTATCCTGTATAGGCTTAATCAGTTTACTTCTGCTCTGAAAAAGATCTCCATCAGGGCCAAATTTAGAACGTTGAAATTCTTTAGCCTGTTTTTCTTTTTCAATAATTTCGTTCTCGCGGCGCTTACGCATATCGTCGGTTAATAAAACCTGATCTGCCTGGTAAGCTTTGTACATCCTGTCAATTTCTGAGAAGTTCTGATCTACCTGTTGTTGCCATTGTTTAGAAGCAACTTCTAACTGGCTTAAAGCGGATTTATATTCTGGTAAATGTTTTAAAATATACTCCGTGTCTACGTAAGCAAACTTCTGTGCAAAAGCACCGAAAGAAGTGCAAATTAAGAATGCGATAAAAAGATATTTCTTCATTTGTGTGTGTGTTTAATGATATCGTTAATAACCTAAGCTTTGTTTAAACTCAACTTGCAATGATTTATTGCATAATTAGTTAATTTTTTACTCTTTATCAATTAAAATCCACCTAATTGTTGTGCGATACTGAAGTGGAACTGTCCTTTGTTCGCATCAGGCAAGCCTGGGATAGCATCAAAACCATAACCATAATCAATACCCAGTAAACCAAATATTGGTAAAAAGATACGCGCACCTACACCTACTGATCTTCTGATGTTGAACGGATTAAAATCGCTAAACCTGTTCCAGGTATTACCACCCTCGGCAAAAGCTAAAACAAATGCTGTTGCCTGCTGACTTGCAATAACCGGGTAACGTGCCTCTAATACATATTTGGTATAAATCGGGCTACCTGATTGTTGTGCAATGCTCGGGTCAGATCCTACCGGAATAACGGTGTTGTTTGAATAACCACGCATCGCAATTAGCTCAGATCCCTGTAAGAAATCGAAACCTTGCATACCATCACCACCCAATTTAAAACGCTCGAATGCTGATTGACCAACGGCTTTGTTATACTGACCTAAGAAACCAAACTGCGCCTGTGCTTTGATAACCAAATTGCCTACTACGCGTTGGTACCATTGCGAATCGAATTTCCATTTGTGGTATTCGGTAAAGCGGTATTTTTCTTTATCAGATGCCGTAGCATAGTTGGTTTTGTTAAACAACGAATATGGTGGCGTAGCCTGAATAGTGAAACGCAGGAACGAACCTGATTTCGGGAAAATAGGCGAATCTCTTGAATCGCGGCTAATCTCTTGTGATAAGTTTAAGTTGTAAGAAGTACCGGTGCTGAACAAATAACCTGCATAGTTATTCAAAATGTATTGCTGCAAGTTAATGGCATGGCTTAACTGGAAATAGTTATCTGGCCAGTTTAATCTTCTACCCAAACTTACGGTTACACCATTTAAACGGATTTTCTGGAATGAAGCATTATCAGAACTTAAACCGTTTGATTGTAGTGAAGTAAATGCACTTACACCAAAACTTACTGGTTTCTCGCCACCAAACCAAGGTTGAGAGAAAGAGAAACTGTACGATTGGTAATATTTACCGTTGGTTTGTCCACGTAAGCTTAATTTTTGTCCATCCCCTTTTGGAAGTGGTTTATAAGCTTTTAGGTTAAACAGGTTACGTAAAGAGAAGTTATTAAAGGTTAAACCCAGGGTACCGATAATACGGCCACCACCAAAACCACCTGAAAGCTCAATCTGATCTGAAGGTTTTTCCTCAACTGCATATTCAATATCCACAGTACCATCGGCCGGATTAGGGCGCGGGGTTGGAACAGTTTTAGATTCATCGAAATTACCCAATTGACCAATCTCGCGGATGGTACGAATTAAATCGCTTTTGTTAAATTTTTGTCCCGGTTTGGTACGGATCTCGCGCAATACCACTTTATCGTTGGTAATGGTGTTACCTTTTAAAGTAATGCGGTTGTTGGTGTACTGCGGTCCTTCGTACATGCGAAGTTCTACATCTACCGTATCGCCACGAATGGTTTTAACCGGATCGATGTTGAAAGTTAAGTAACCGTTATCGGTATACAAACTATTGATATCGCCACCATTTTCGCCACCACCGTTTAATTTTTTGTTTAAACGCTCTTCGCTAAATACATCACCTCTTTCGATGGTTAATACTTTATTTAAAATACTATCGGGATAAATGGCATTACCTGCCCAGCTTACACTACCCACATAATATTTCTTTCCTTCGTAAAGATCCATGCGGATGTTAACCCTTTTTTTGTTGTACTGGTAAATGGTATCTTTTAACAACGTAGCGTCCAGATAGCCTTTTTCCTGCATTTTGCCAATCATTTTCACCTTGTTCTCTTCGTATTTCTCTTTTGAGAATTTTCCAGAGCCCCAGAAACGCCACCAGGCAAATTGCTTAGGGTTTTTAAGGTACTTTCTAAGCTTGGCAGATTTAAATTCTGTATTTCCGGTAAAATCGATATGCTGTACTTTTACGCGGTTACCTTTATCAATATAAGCCTCTAAAACTACACTGTTCTCTGCATTTGGATCTTTTCGGGTTTTATAATCAATGGTGGTAAAGAAAAAGCCTTTATCCAGCATGTATTTTTTTACAATGGCCGATGTGGTATTGTATAAGTTATCGTTTACAATTTTACCGGTTTTATCGTTAAGCTTTTCCTGAATGGCAGTTCTTTGCGATTTACTGATTCCTTTTAAATCGATAGAGCTTAAACGCGGGCGCTCTACCACTTCAATTTCAAAGTAAACTGAATCCTGAACAAACTTTTCGATGTTAAGTTTTACATCATCAAACAATCCCTGCGCCCAAAGCGTTTTAATCGCGTCAGACGTAGCCTCACCCGGAAGCACAATTTTATCCCCTTTGGTTAATTTAGAAAGAGTAATTAAAACTTCTTTATCTAAATATTGGGTTCCGGTCACAGTGGTACCACCAATGATATATTCTTTTGGACTAAAATAATCGAGATCTAAGCCACCAACCTTTAAAGAGGGGGTTGCCGGCGCCTGACCTTGTGGACGTATTTGAGCAAAGGCCGGAGCGGCTAAAACTAGTAGGATTAAAACTTGAAATATTCTTTTCATTAAAATAATTTGTTCAGTAATGGCCACGAAGGTAACAATGTTTTGTAAGCAAATATTTCTTTAAACCGTTACCCTGTTATGGTTTCATTTATCGTATAAAAGTGGTGCTAAGTTAGTTTAAACGCTTGTTAAAAAGTGTTAAAAGAAAAATTAGTTTAATTGCTCGCTAATTTTACCAAAACGGCGTTCGCGTTTTTGATAGTCTACAATGGCCTCGAAAAGATCCTCGCGCCTGAAATCCGGCCACAAAACATCAGTAAAATAAAACTCGGTGTAAGCCATCTGCCAAAGCAGATAATTGCTGATCCGGTGCTCGCCACTTGTTCTGATCATTAACTCCGGATCGGGTATATTTACTGTTGTTAATTTAGACGAAAACAGGTTTTCATCTATATCGGCTAAAGAAATGGTATCGTTTTTAACTTCAGCAGCAATTTTTTTGGCTGCTTCTAAAATCTCCCACTTGGCACTGTAGCTTAACGCCAATGTTAAGGTACATTTTTCGTTGTGGGCAGTTTTGTCCATGGCTTCTTTTAAATCGTTGATACAGGCTTGCGGTAACGATTCGATATTGCCAATGGCATTAAGCTTAATATTATTTTTATTAAGTGTTTCGGTTTCGTTGTTGATGGTCGAAATCAGAATCTGCATTAAAGCATCTACTTCTTCTTTGGGTCTGTTCCAGTTTTCGGTTGAAAAAGCATATAGTGTAAGGTATTCAATCCCCACCTCAACACAACCTTCTACAATATCTTTTACAGAAAGTACACCTTGCTCATGTCCGAAAACCCGCACTTTTCCCTGGCCTTTTGCCCATCTTCCATTGCCATCCATAATTACGGCAATGTGCTTTGGCAGGCGGCTATAGTCTATTTGTTCTTTAAATCCCATTAATTATGTCAAAATCAGCTTAAAAGGAATAGCATTTTGAGGATACAAAGGTAAAAGATATGCCAACACTAACAAATAGATAAGTGTCCCTTTTTCTAAAATCGCCTCTTTGGGTACCGGGATATCCGATTTGGTTGACAGAAGGATCAGATAAATTAACCTGGTTTTGGCCATTTCCTCTGATTACAGGGCTATCGGGATAGCGGCCGCTTACATCATCAATATAATCGGTAAATGGTGTACGATAGCCTATTTCGGTAAAAACACTCCAGGTATCTTTATAGTTGTACCTTAATCCCAATCCATACGGAATGGTTAAAGCTACATTGCTATAGCCATTTTCCTGACCTTCGGTAGCCAGCCTATCCAAGCGGTATTTTTCTCCATCAACTTTTACTGTTGGTTTAAACACCACAAAACCTGCACCTGTAAACAAATAAGGAGTAAACTGCCGCGTTCCGCCACCAATATTAAAATTAAAGAAGTTAAAGTCTACTATTCCGCTAAATTCATTTAAAGATGTTTTAAACTGCAGGTTTCTTTCCCTGAACTGGGCATTATTTGATTTGGAATCTTTAGCCTGAATCTGTCCGTAGGTGTAATTTAAACGAACCCCAAGATATTGGTTGAAATTTCGTTTAACGTAGGCCCCACCTGAAAAACCACTAATTTGTAAGGGATTGTTTTGATTGAGATCGCCCATGTAACCTGCACCACCTGCCATTAAACCCAACTCCCATGAAGGCTCTCCCTCTTGTGCACGAACAAGCTGCCCGCCCAAAAGAAATAAGAGGATGAGAAAGAGTGGTTTATTTGGCGTCATATCTAGTAGTTACGGGTATCGATTCCCCATAATAATTTATTCCTTAACGTGTTTAAATACGTTTCATTGTTAAGGCGGATAAGATTTACACAAAAATCGGCTTTTTTGATGGTAATTTTTACTGACCGCTCTACCGTTACGGTACGGCTATCGCAGGAAACCAGAAATTTCGATTCCCTGGCTTCGACCTCAAAAGAAAGCTTATTATCGTCTGGCACCACTACTGGCCTTACATTTAAATTGTGCGGCGCAATAGGTGTAACCACAAAATTTTCAGAATCGGGATAAATAATCGGGCCACCGCAGCTTAAAGAATATGCTGTAGAGCCTGTAGGCGTGGCAATAATTAATCCATCGGCCCAATACGAATTGATAAATTCATCATTCATAGAGGCATGAATAATCATCATGGCCGAATTATCACGGCGGTGAATGGTAATATCATTCAGGGCAAAGTTTTCTTCGCCAAACAAACCGTTTTCTGATTCTAAAGTAAGCAGTGATCGGGTATCTAAAGTATATTCTTTATTAATCAGGGCCTCCAGGGCATCACCTATCTCATTTTTATTGATACTGGCCAGAAACCCCAGACGACCAAAATTAATCCCGATTACAGGAATGCCCGAATTGCGGATCAGCGATAAAGTATCTAACAATGTACCATCGCCCCCAAGGCTCAGCAACACATCGGCCAGCTCTTTTAACTCGCTATGGTTATGAAAAACAACGGTATTAACAGGCAGTTTAATTTTGCCTTGAAGTGAAGTTTTGAATTTTGAATATAAAACGGGCTGGATATGGTGTTCGGCCAGATGATTAAAGACCTCCTGAACGTACGGCAAAACCGTATCGTTAAAATCTCTCCCGTAAATTGCAATCCTCATAAAGTAGGTTTATACATTTAAATAATT is drawn from Pedobacter sp. HDW13 and contains these coding sequences:
- a CDS encoding DUF6850 family outer membrane beta-barrel protein, whose product is MKNTILYMLLVFSSVLTAYGQKDDTQTSSVKNKLFSADSTLFAAYDFAKSSPFYIKKLMPATYNNLSIGHNFEKGHLMRAQNATKINNTFLSTEGISQLKSISIWGQFSYSRTVEDSVAFAHQTLNNLANPYYYGSVKNVSYQRTIYNLKTLASKNILSDNLPIGLGANYRIGDHYSTNDPRGEINDYQLNLVSTLGYNITKKLTIGTAYRIGYGTEKTNVAYKNNSLNQGRVSPEFTNYLINGYGEPEESNTNRTIQSNQTRSGIDAYLTYDSENIGDFNFSYQTSKEKQKFDYRSNSGITKFIDFNLVSENYHLFWLKHLALNSLSADFNYQTNKGDNYLNNYLANSYLFSNNIISIKGRYTLKKNQYTHNFGLGLSKYEERKQDGVAGNDIRFNQLNYSLSYGINHQNKNNHNWGISVTGLYNQYLDSDFNVLLANEGVFTRNVIYYDYAYNTSSKFGANLTGDYSIPMFKQIQAGIKVGLNYWRRDDLKDFGRVLTSAPGKDRFSSNISLNLYF
- the murI gene encoding glutamate racemase; this encodes MQGNAPIGIFDSGYGGLTVFRSIADQLPDYNYIYLGDNARSPYGDHAFDTIYKYTLECVEWLFAKGCRLVILACNTASAKALRTIQQRDLPAKYPDRRVLGVIRPTAEVIDQYTTTKQVGVMGTRGTVNSQSYLLEINKFFPDIQVYQQSCPMWVPLIENNEHLQSGADFFIQEYCNQLLSQSAGIDCVLLACTHYPLLMPKLKTVLPAHMNVLAQGDIVAASLVDYLKRHPEIEEKLGRQGERHFYTSGDPAAFDEHASIFFGEALKSNKM
- a CDS encoding OmpH family outer membrane protein; its protein translation is MRKLINVFFVTAGLLFTANMANAQQKLGHINSEEVFANLPDAKAAQTTLETLGKQKQADIDAMIKEYQTKLKNAQDKEKTLSEANKEAVGKELQVAGQELQDLEKRITDARTKASQDIGTKQGELFQPIQAKVATAISAVAKEKGLAYVFDIANGQGGNNLVFWEGGDDITAAVKTKLGITATAAKPAAPKK
- a CDS encoding cytochrome-c peroxidase, producing MNRVFAALTIVLTGLILFSFQSANFNDDDELSIDSLRKVYSKPTSQWPKPTVDQGAIFQELDELPTSPVDLKNDSVKSVVELGKILFFDPRLSGSNQISCSSCHAPDLHWTDGRQVSIGHDHLSNIRNAPSLENVWFYKRLFWDGRANSLEEQAGSPVAAHNEMHQDMKALPKKLSKIKGYQPYFTAAFGSKEITNKRIFESLATFQRSIVSRRTPFDRFLSKDKKALTDQQLVGLHLFRTKARCINCHNGPFFTDNEFHNDGLTYYGRKYEDLGLYNVTKKAEDVGKFKTPGLRNVMKTAPWFHNGLFPDMDGVMNMYNVGMPNQRVKPEQVNDPLLPKNDKLLKGLKLSIAEKDAVVAFLEALSSPTVLVRVENLPQ
- the bamA gene encoding outer membrane protein assembly factor BamA, producing MKRIFQVLILLVLAAPAFAQIRPQGQAPATPSLKVGGLDLDYFSPKEYIIGGTTVTGTQYLDKEVLITLSKLTKGDKIVLPGEATSDAIKTLWAQGLFDDVKLNIEKFVQDSVYFEIEVVERPRLSSIDLKGISKSQRTAIQEKLNDKTGKIVNDNLYNTTSAIVKKYMLDKGFFFTTIDYKTRKDPNAENSVVLEAYIDKGNRVKVQHIDFTGNTEFKSAKLRKYLKNPKQFAWWRFWGSGKFSKEKYEENKVKMIGKMQEKGYLDATLLKDTIYQYNKKRVNIRMDLYEGKKYYVGSVSWAGNAIYPDSILNKVLTIERGDVFSEERLNKKLNGGGENGGDINSLYTDNGYLTFNIDPVKTIRGDTVDVELRMYEGPQYTNNRITLKGNTITNDKVVLREIRTKPGQKFNKSDLIRTIREIGQLGNFDESKTVPTPRPNPADGTVDIEYAVEEKPSDQIELSGGFGGGRIIGTLGLTFNNFSLRNLFNLKAYKPLPKGDGQKLSLRGQTNGKYYQSYSFSFSQPWFGGEKPVSFGVSAFTSLQSNGLSSDNASFQKIRLNGVTVSLGRRLNWPDNYFQLSHAINLQQYILNNYAGYLFSTGTSYNLNLSQEISRDSRDSPIFPKSGSFLRFTIQATPPYSLFNKTNYATASDKEKYRFTEYHKWKFDSQWYQRVVGNLVIKAQAQFGFLGQYNKAVGQSAFERFKLGGDGMQGFDFLQGSELIAMRGYSNNTVIPVGSDPSIAQQSGSPIYTKYVLEARYPVIASQQATAFVLAFAEGGNTWNRFSDFNPFNIRRSVGVGARIFLPIFGLLGIDYGYGFDAIPGLPDANKGQFHFSIAQQLGGF
- a CDS encoding DUF4876 domain-containing protein — translated: MRKLLFILFLATAALTACKKYQGNVTGIHPVKYQVIASYASEDLGKLLPKAKIEVTFKSAKNGLIQKYITKSDGIVSLDSISPGVYDISASIKIPSTDYTALTGEKVDKEVVFNASEKSKTITVEDNQQIELKLISGSTGPWVIKQIYYAGSNTTTGASFRDQFIEIYNNTDSVLYADSLYIAEALGVQNFTSTNIYRQNNSQYDWSKSQGMPTGIDANNGYIYTRALLMIPGTGKQYPIKPGESIVLAQTAINHKAPFTGSDGKTVTVRDPSLTIDLSGADFEAYYAPFLAKPLASDIDNPSVPNVDVLSYSGTDLIFDNPGRMGYVIFKNTGIIDIKKLPQYPYPTIAPPTSNTDKYYQIPIDLIIDGVEVQPSSAASRVPKKLGATLDALYTYAPNGAYSSQSVIRKTESIVNGRRILKDTNNSAEDFDFLPLAAPRAFK
- a CDS encoding isoprenyl transferase; this translates as MGFKEQIDYSRLPKHIAVIMDGNGRWAKGQGKVRVFGHEQGVLSVKDIVEGCVEVGIEYLTLYAFSTENWNRPKEEVDALMQILISTINNETETLNKNNIKLNAIGNIESLPQACINDLKEAMDKTAHNEKCTLTLALSYSAKWEILEAAKKIAAEVKNDTISLADIDENLFSSKLTTVNIPDPELMIRTSGEHRISNYLLWQMAYTEFYFTDVLWPDFRREDLFEAIVDYQKRERRFGKISEQLN
- a CDS encoding OmpH family outer membrane protein; translation: MKKYLFIAFLICTSFGAFAQKFAYVDTEYILKHLPEYKSALSQLEVASKQWQQQVDQNFSEIDRMYKAYQADQVLLTDDMRKRRENEIIEKEKQAKEFQRSKFGPDGDLFQSRSKLIKPIQDKVADAIKQIAKSKYLDFIFDKSSEATMMIYASSSYDVSNDVIVKLGYKPGTVNN